A window from Engraulis encrasicolus isolate BLACKSEA-1 chromosome 11, IST_EnEncr_1.0, whole genome shotgun sequence encodes these proteins:
- the cdk9 gene encoding cyclin-dependent kinase 9, protein MQRDKGANSGGSGDKPERDVAIMSKYYDGVEFPFCDEFSKYEKLGKIGQGTFGEVFKAKHRQTGKRVALKKVLMENEKEGFPITALREIKILQLLKHENVVNLIEICRTKATQFNRYKGSIYLVFDFCEHDLAGLLSNAHVKFTLAEIKKVMQMLLNGLYYIHRNKILHRDMKAANVLITREGVLKLADFGLARAFSLAKNSQGNRYTNRVVTLWYRPPELLLGERDYGPPIDLWGAGCIMAEMWTRSPIMQGNTEQHQLTLISQLCGSITPEVWPSVDKKYELYQKMELPKGQKRKVKDRLKFYVKDPYALDLIDKLLVLDPNTRVDSDDALNHDFFWSDPMPSDLKNMLSTHNTSMFEYLAPPRRRSHIPQQPANQNRNPTTTSQTEFDRVF, encoded by the exons ATGCAGCGAGATAAAGGAGCAAACTCCGGTGGCAGTGGCGATAA GCCGGAGCGGGATGTCGCCATCATGTCGAAGTATTATGATGGGGTCGAGTTCCCCTTCTGCGACGAGTTTTCGAAATATGAGAAACTTGGTAAAATCGGACAGGGAACGTTTGG GGAGGTGTTCAAAGCCAAACATCGGCAGACTGGGAAAAGGGTGGCCTTGAAAAAAGTGCTCATGGAAAATGAGAAAGAAGGG TTCCCCATCACCGCTCTTCGCGAGATCAAGATCTTGCAGCTGCTCAAACATGAAAATGTAGTGAACTTAATCGAAATATGCAGGACCAAGG CCACTCAGTTTAATCGATACAAGGGCAGCATCTACCTGGTATTTGACTTCTGTGAACACGACCTGGCGGGCTTGCTCAGCAATGCCCATGTGAAGTTCACCCTGGCGGAGATCAAAAAGGTCATGCAGATGCTGCTGAATGGCCTCTACTACATACACAGAAACAAG ATCCTGCATCGGGACATGAAGGCGGCCAACGTGCTCATTACACGAGAGGGAGTGCTGAAGCTGGCTGACTTCGGGCTGGCGAGGGCCTTCAGCCTGGCCAAGAACAGCCAGGGAAACCGCTACACCAACCGAGTGGTCACGCTCTGGTACAGACCTCCTGAGCTGCTACTGG GGGAGCGAGACTACGGCCCGCCCATTGACTTGTGGGGAGCTGGCTGTATTATGGCCGAGATGTGGACCCGCAGCCCCATCATGCAGGGCAACACGGAGCAGCACCAGCTCACCCTCATCAGCCAGCTGTGTGGCTCCATCACGCCAGAG GTGTGGCCCTCAGTGGACAAGAAGTACGAGCTGTACCAGAAGATGGAGCTCCCCAAGGGCCAGAAGAGGAAGGTGAAGGACCGGCTCAAGTTCTACGTCAAGGACCCCTACGCCCTGGACCTGATCGACAAGCTCCTGGTGCTGGACCCCAACACACGCGTGGACAGCGACGACGCCCTCAACCACGACTTCTTCTGGTCCGACCCCATGCCCTCCGACCTGAAGAACATGCTCTCCACGCACAACACCTCCATGTTCGAATACCTGGCCCCGCCCAGGAGGAGGAGCCACATCCCCCAGCAGCCAGCCAATCAGAACaggaaccccaccaccaccagccagacCGAGTTCGATCGGGTCTTCTGA